In Rhodamnia argentea isolate NSW1041297 chromosome 5, ASM2092103v1, whole genome shotgun sequence, the DNA window AATTCACAACCAAGATGAAGTTATCTCCAAGGATAGGAGAGCAAACATGATCAAACAGCATCAGAATAAACTTTCAAACAAAAGGATCTGAAACAATACCTGATGCAGGATCATGGGTTTGTTAGCAAAGTCAACAAGTGGCTTGGGGACACTAAGTGTCAGAGGCCTCAACCGAGTCCCAAATCCACCAACAAGAATTAGAGCCTTCATTATGAAACTGTCCCTAGGTTCCTGTAGGTTACAAAATCTGTATATCAAAGGCGAGTTGAGATAAATGCCGGTTTCTTCAATCTTGTATACACTTATAGGCAGATCAATTGCACGCCCTTCCTCATATACTGCCATGAAGGGAGAAACGGCTCTAATAAACTCCTAGTCGACATCAAAAGTGTTTCTAAAGCTGTAAAAAGATGCCAGATGCAAACAAAAGCAACACCAATCTATCAAGTCACAGATAAAACACCACAGGATACGGAttaaagaaacaacaaaagacGGAAGGACCACAGCTTACATCACCACATTTAAAGCGCGGGAAAAAGCAAACTGGTAGCAGGAAACAAATTCCAGCTGCAATACAGCCTGGACTTATAAATGAGAGAAACAAATGAGTTTGTCCACAACCAAATGCTAGTGGGAACTCGCGGTTACAACCCGAGATTCAAAATGACGAATATACCTCATAATGGAAACATACCAATAACATGTTAAATAGTTATAACACAACGACATCTTGCCATCACTACCTTCGGACAATATGGACAAAGCTCATTTTAAGCAAAAACTCATAAAACCGCATGCATAATTCCAAGCCTAAGATAAAATCACTGAAATAACAGGAACTATAGGTACTCAACAGGGTGAAAGAAAGGGAATATTTTCATTCAGTGTGAGCCAGAAACGGATGTGGCTACATATCGACAAAGAGGAACACTCACACACTCCAGTAGCGGGATCAGATTACGGTTCACAAGAACTAGCAGCAAATAATAGCAGATCTAACGCCCCCcgccccccacaaaaaaaattgttttttttagcAGCTATTAAGGCTAAAACGCGCTTAAAGAGGCACGTTTCGATGAACGAGGGAAGATACACGGAGGTGATCTATGAATTACCTACACCACCGACACTTCTTAAAAGCTGAAAACGAAGgctaaagaaagagaaaaggagagaaaagaaaaggggcaGGAAAATGTCAATCAGAAGCCAAGACAAACAACGGAGAAAGCCCTTTCAAGAAAAGCCATGAATGTATGTGGGGACAGAGCTCCGAATTGAAAACAGCTCCTCCCACAGAACAAACCCAGAATCAAACACCCATTACATTACCAAAAGCGTTCAATTCACGCAGAAGTGAAGGAACCACCTCGCAAATCAGTCACATTCCTTCAATACCTGACCGGATCCGGACGACAGAGAGACCGCAAACCCCGAGCTGGGAACGAATTTAGAGGAGCCGGAAGCGAGTTGCTCTCGCTTCGCTTGAGACAACCCCCCCACCGGAGGATCAGGGGGCGAGATGATTAGCTGTGGAGAGCGAAGAGCAATGGCAAAGAGAGAGATTGGTGGGTATTTATATGTGTGGCCTCCATTAACGGACACTCAAAGCTCTTCGCAATCCATGCGGTACccgaaattaaaaatgaagacGAAAATTCGGAAATCacgaagggttttttttttggctttttgtgtGGTCCAAGGAAATTCGGGGGGTCCGGGGAGTGGTTTCGTGGTTGTTTCAGTTTTTGGCCGCTTCGAGAGGTTAGGGATAAAATCGTACTTTCCTAATTGTGGGTCAAAAACAAAAGGGGGAAGAAAGCGGTTTTGATTATTGAGAATGTTCTTTTACGGAAAAGATGATTGGTCGacataatttttcgaatttgttttagctaattaatcttattttattttatttaaaaaattacaacttATATTGCCATGATTCAATTCGGATCCACATTATTGATTTCTCATTATCAGACCCAGTTAAAACTACGGAACTTAAGTTTAACTATTCAAAAAACTATATGTGAGCATCCACTCATAGCACAGGTATGATactaatattactaaaaaatctTGCTTTACAAATCATAGACATTCGGCAAAAGAGacgtttcaaatattttttcggtTGTTTGCGGATCCCGACTGTTACCTTCATCTTAGAATACGTAGATTTCCTTAGCCGATGCCATAGTTTTAGGCATGATATTCAATCATTCCTTATGGATGGCAACTTCCATTATCAGTTTGTTGTTCTACGCTAATCATATTGTCAATTTTAATTCACATGGATGTTCTTGGATCAAGTAAGCTACACTTACAATTATGAAACCGAAAAGACTGTAAATACGCTCCCTCTTAGATAAGTTGGGATTTCAAATTGATTTGTTTTAAGATTTCTTGTTCAACATAGAATGGATGTTTTAAGTTGGGGCTCCCACACCCTTCTTCCCCCCCCCCAAGGCCCTTTGGGTTATTTTGTTTCTGAATAATTACATTTTAACCAGTGAAATGAAGTTACTTCATAATCccacccgaaaaaaaaaaaaagggaagtaaGAACTACCATGGGAAAAGTGTCCAAACaaggtccaaaaaaaaatgtacagaaaagaaaaataagacaaaaagaaaaaaacaaaaaattcattagaatattaaaaaaatatccacgtcaatgacaacttgccatgtaggacaattaGTGTGCTCGCCAACGATTTCCGGCAAAAATTGATCGcttagactcaattggcacaaatacaaaatgtttagaattaaattggcggtaataaaatgtttatgattgaattgacatcaatgtcACCCAATGCTGACGAGGGTCGCCAACCCTCTCTTGGGGGCTTGCGGGGGTAGGCCAGCGACCCTAGCAGgtcttaaattattaaaaaaatcataaaagaaagataaaaaaaggaacaaataacaaatatattaaaaaatataaaaaaatatccacatcaattTCCGATGTACCAAGTGGGACAATCAACGTCCACGCCAGctatttttggtcaaattggctgaatggatttaattggcacaaatacaaaaaagtttatgaatgaattggcaccaataaaaagttgattgaattggtataaatataataggtttaatacTTTTTCGACACTTTTCCCGAACTACTGCTATACAGGACAATAAAATAGCAAACGACTCATATCCAAATGTATAGTCACAATATATTTCGAAATATAAGAACAAATCGAGTAAAGAGCGagatgcaaaaaaaattattgaagatTACACGCGATCTATTTGTTATTCAAATCCATatcgtgtgtgtatatatattctgAATAATGGTGTTAGGTTAGGTGAAAAGAaggaacaaacaaacaaaaaggcaAATATGAAAGTGggacaagaaaattaaaatcatgGAAAATCATCCAAGAAGCCATCCTTCATCCccattataaataaaaatcggGGGGAAAGGACATTATAAAAGTTGCATTATACCTtaccaataaataaataaataaataaaagttgcaTTATATGATGGAGTAACATGCGACTTCGTACTAAGCTAGTACAAAATAGGAAACCGCACTTCACTCATACTCATCGACAGCTTGCCAAAATACCCACGCGACGGCAAGAGTGGAGCTACGTTCGTTGTGCCTATGAAGGTCCATCAGCGgggaaagcaacaaaaaaatgtcgtaaacttattacattgatactaatttagtctattcgatcaattttgataaaaacatCAGCGACATGAACTTTAGCCTTAGTTCAAGcgttctacgtggcatgaccgacgttgacattgacaaatttacaattttttatactttttctgatttttttatttttttattgtagcCAGCAATGGcttgggcgagggccgcgaccctcacCCGCCagaatgaaaaaattgaaagtaaaaacaaaaaacaaaataagaaaaagggcGGGGTTATTTCTACTCCATTTGGCTAAGCCACTACTTTTTTCAAACAACAGACCGAAACACCtttctatctcttcaatttattatttttttgatcaacCTAACTAACATAATTGTCtttgtttctatttctctttaaGTTAGCAATTTCACATTATAAATATCAAATTACACCgaataaaatatcatcttatcATGCATTATGTTATCACTTTGCTTAGATAAggtctttatttttaattacaaaaattgtatAAAAGGTTAGATATTTCTAGTTATAATGgtttatgaacacacaattgactgcttattttttatgaaataatttgagagaaactttatttcaaagttgaaaattaaaattcaatctaatGATTTAGTAATTTTTGACCTTGTGGATGATTttctgtaataaatttatagGTTTCTAAAGCTAAACATCGTTGATTTATGCATCCTTTTGAGCTTGGATgtggttgaaaatttatttacatattttgtactttcaatCTCGCACTAGATTTTTTTAGGGGaaaattttaagcatattttgaagttttgatccacttgctataagattgaattaataATTGATATTAAGTACCTTCTTCATAGTGGGAGTTGAACAGCAAGAAGTTTTATGTTATTTCCTTTATGTGCCtatcctttgttaatatttagatatgatctaaataaaatagtttgacatttgatcatgcttttaaCATATTAACCTTTTCcaaattttgatcatttttttttacaattttttcatCATGATTggctaaataattaaattgaattttaattttcgactttgaaatatagtttcacCCACATTATTAGAAAGAAAGGCAATTAATTGTGCGTTCATAAGCTATCATAAATAGAAACTTCTTTGCAAATGAAAAAATGAGACCATGACTTAAAATTGACAACATTCTCTAGGTGGAATGATAATGAGATATGGTAAATTAATATATTGATGGGTGTAATGGAATAGTTATATTATGAAATTAATGAGagagatgatagaaataaagACACTTTTGTAGATTAGCCTAATAAAAGAATAAACAATAAATTGGAGAGAGTGAGGAAGGTATTTCGGcaagttaacaaaaaaaaaaaaaagagttgtatAATTTGTCCACACCAACGTCAATCGTGCAACGTAGGATGATCGGCGTCTATGTtagcaatttttggccaaaattggccatatGAACCCAATTGACACttcgacaacaaaaaaaaaaaaactgaattggcacaaacatagaatgtttagaactaaattgatcaaattgaaagatttataattgaatttgtgtcaatttgataggtttatgacttttttagtatttACCTCATCCATTGAATCATCTCGTACAACACGCAAGCAAGCTAAATcgagaaattgaaaaatgaaggaggatatttcttcttttgtcaaGCAACCTAACAcaaaattcttttatttttcaaccaaaataaataaaaaaaccctaatAAAGTTATAAATTGTTTGACTTCGGATCTAAGTCGACTTTGATAATTCATTAGGTTAAAACTTGACCATAGAAATTATAGATCAAGACCATCTTCTCATTATGAAGCATGCAAACCGAGACTCTAGAAGAAACAGGATGCTAACATATCTACCTAGGGCCAACAATGCCATTGATGCTTATGTCGATAACTATTCTCCATGTACTTAATGTGCAATACATGCGAACTAGATGACCCGCGAATTGTTTGCGTCTAGGACACCATATGAGTCGGGTCACGACTCGCACGCAGAGTTTTGGCATGAGATGTTGCGGATCCCCAACCTATAATGCGGATTAAACCTACTGATTTCGCGACTTCGTTTGCTTTTCGAAGTAAAGTTTGGATTGACCCGAAATGACCGAGTTGAATGTTGctcctttctttcgaaagaAAAGAGCACGCAAGCACCTTGGATTCTAGAGAGGGAAACGCCCGCCACATAAAAGGCTCTTGATCTACGTCCGATTCTAGCGGCGGATCATTGACCACAAACAAAGAGAGGATCAGATCTGGGGTCTGCAACGTGCCCACCTTCAGATTAATACCAAATTTGACTCTGAtttctcctttctttccttgtttttctgGTCATCTGCATGCGAACACGTGCCTTTTATTGGGGCTTCTCCCCTTTATCGGTAGAAAATAATatgtggacaatgaaaataattttaggtATTATAGGTCGAAACCCAGCACAGGACCATGTTGAGATGGTCTTTGCTTAGAAGTTAGATGCTAGACAAGTATAAACATAGATCTGGACCTTCATGCGATTAACCTAACGCAAGAATGGCGTTGACTTTCTTTTGGTTGTCCCCCTTTGACCACGTAGCAAGTTATGGCTATGTTTGGTTAAGATCCTCCTTTCAAGGTTTTGGCCTGCTTAAGGTCAGAAATATTCTTGTAGTGCCAACGTATATTACCCAAATTCGTGGCCGGCCTGGTTTTTCTTTGTCGcccctttccccttttttgttgCAAGGACTGCCATTTGCCACTCCTAAATTTGTAAAGGTCGATGATAGTTCAATTTGGTTTGGGCCGAAGAAGCAACGTCACTCGATCATTATCAAACTAATTGAGTTTTCCGAGAAAAAAACCTACTAGTGGAGGAAGACCACGAAAGACATATATGTGGACGATCTCAAACCCTCTCAGCCCGCCGACTCGAATTCTTTTACGGTTAGGGTTTCCATTGAAATGGTTGATGTCGATTGTGCAAGTTTTGTGACTGTATTGCAATGGACCAAATCAGCAAAAGGGAGAAGGATGATGTATCTGCCGAGAGAAGCTTGGGAGGTCTCTCTTTCGTTGGCGTATCTTGAGGTGCAAAAAACCACACATGCTTTTCTGATGATGTGAGCCACACAATGACAACCTGGTGGGACGAGGACCGACATGGACCCTTAAAACCTCGATTAGGGGTAGTAATAATGGCATAGTTAAGGTGATCCCGGTCAGACAACTCTTGTTTCTTGGGCTGTCGGTGGGTTTAAAGACTAGTATTCTAAATTActcaaaagggcaaaatttgCTACCTATAGTAATCACCCACTTCCCAAGTTACGTGTGTTTGGTTTCTTAGCTATTCAACACATATTGCTCGTAGACTTTTTCCGCGCCGCATGAGATCTTCGGCATTAGAATATCTTGAACCTTCATCTTGTAGAGTAATCAAAAGAGATGTCGGTATGGCAATAATTTATACTGTGATGCGATGACTGGTCAGTGAGAAAACTGATTAACAACACGTATGAATTGAGTGAAAAACCAAATTTATGTGGGATTGGTCTATGACCATGTAATTGCCAATACAACCAGTATCAGAACGTGTGTAGGAGTAGAACCATTTCTTCCCtatttttctccttctctctgtATGTCTATTCTTTACCAACTTCATATCTTGATGAATCTCCTTATGAACCATCCTTCGGTTCCAATCTGGTTTTCATTCAAATCAGAAAGAGAACGGTCAAGTTCCTATGTCTGATAGCGATGTTGGGATTGCATTGACCAATGCGTTCAAGACTCGTTCCTCAATTAACCCTTGATCTGCCGAACAGGGACGAGCCACCTTtggaccaccaaaaaaaaagagaggatgaaCCACCTTTTTAGCTTTGACTCGGACACATATATAACGCACATGGGTTGTTTGTACGACTATTACTTTTAAAGGATATAACAAAAAGGGATTTTATTATACACATAGTTATCGAGAACCAGTTACTCGAGATTCTCGATTATTCCATTTTGTGATGTTAGCAATGTATAATGATCAAATATGATTATTTTCTTCTCGagaccttttactttttttcatcaTGTGAGAGTTAGGTTAATCCCCGTTTATCTACTTCTATCGAAGTTTGGGGGGGAGAGAAACGTTTGCATTCCGCTACAAAATTTATTTAGTACACTACGGAaggtttcatttttctattaataGGGGTTCTGGGTATTGGTTTATATGGTTCCAATGAACTAACATTAAATTTAGAACCATTAGCTAATCAATCGTATCTTGTGGCATTGGAAATAATATTATCTATTGGATTTCTTATTGCCTTTGCTGTTAAATTACCGATTCCCATATACTATGTGTATACTTGTTCCAATTGTCGTATATTGTTCCGAGTCGAGATCACCCACACAAGCCAAAGTGTCGAGCCAATTGATTCAATCGATTTGCACAGTGTTTCGATTGACTTTTTGGTAGACGGATGTTCGACCTCATGCCATtaaattgtaataaaaaaaaaggtgaagctTCAATACTGTATAAATACACTCGCACCATCCTAGAATGACTttgaaattggcaaatcgtaaaAAAAAGACTTAGGATTAGATTGACACATTTGAAagatataaaattgaattggccatCGTGCAACGGGTTTATggctttttagataattattcGTTCTCTTTGGTGTCACGTCGTTCAATCTTcacagattttttttattcggcCCTAAGTTACAAGCCGGTCTGAGTCCATAAAGGGAGCCGATTGCCCGGCCCGGCCATCAGGCCCATCACAAAGCATTCTTCTACAATAAGCCCGGATCCACCTTGTGCGGTAGGACGATGCCTCCGTTTTTGTAGATTTCATCCCCCCACAAGGACGTCTTCCCCCAGGATAGTCACGTTTTTCCACCCGGGCCCGCTGCTCGACCGTCGAGCGCCATCCTATGATGCTGCTGGAAATGCAAGCATGCTTCTTTGAGAAATATATGATAGCCTTGAAATGCTGCAAAGTTGCTTGGCTGAGAAGCATCGTGGAGAGCAAAAGGTGTTTGTTCGAAATGGACGATGTGGGGGAAGCGCGGCGCGGCAGGATTGGGCGGGATTGAGAGATTTGTTAGGAGGCGTTTCCGACGCGGAATAAATCGATCGCCTCGATCATGGGTACTGTTCCCCAGCTTAGTTTGGCCAAGCTTTCGCGGAAGGATTCTTCGACTTTGTTCGTGAAGGGTGCGTTCGATCAAGGGCGAGAGAAGAAGCACCCGGACCTTATGGCAATCGGCAAGGAAGGATAGTTTGACTTGTTCTTTGGCTCCCCTTTGCTATTTcctacttttatttttcaatgattGCATACATGAATTGTGTATAAAGTTAGTTTTGAACTCTGCCATTAAACAGGGACATCCAGAAAGCTTAGAAATAAAAGTCTCCAAACCTCCCGTCTCTCGCGACGGCTATGTCCAACAGTAGTGCGAGTTAAATTCTTAGAacctacattgcacattggggtGGGGCAATCGAATTGTCAATATTTTgttaattagcataattacTCTAAGTATAGGTTAATTTGACCACCCTAATTTCGAAGTTTTGGCccgaataagtttttttttaacaataaaattGGCCTCTCTATTGTCCCCCCACTCAAATCTCAAAAGTCTTTTTTCTTACCATAAATGTTCTAGGCATGGACTAATTTGAAACTCCACTAAATTCTATGCTTTGAACCCAAATACATTCTTTTAAACGACAACGATGGTCTTACTAAATGAAAAACTCAAGCTTAAAAGTCAACTCTGTATATTCTCTTTGACCaaagtcaaaatatttaaagGTGAAGTTTTAGTTCTCAAATTTTGATTCTTGCATGAATGTGATTTTTGCTCTTATGAGCATTGAATTCATGTTGTGATACATTCAATTGAGCTAAATTTGAAGGATATTTTTAAGTACATTTTATTATTGAGTGTCTTTAGTCACTAATTAAGCAAccacagataaaaaaaaaattacagtatTACATAACTTAAGATATGtgtagtcttttttttttttttgtgtaaagtAAGAATTAAGATATGTGTAGTCAATGTACGAAAAATCCAAACATTTGTTATAATGTACATTTAACCTGAAGTAGTCGCTAGCAAATGAGAAGACCCTTTTTTTAATGAGCTTTTGGGAGAATTATGTCAATAATGTTAATGTTTGTTGTTCGGTCTTAGTTCAATCGCGTGCAAGAGTTATGACctaaattgttttgcaagtttTGCTTAGTGACACTTATCTCGCGTGAAATTTATGGTCACAATGCTCACGTGTATGCCAAATTCATAAACGTCTCATGAATAATCAGGTTCATTTAAACAAAGCAAACAAAGAAGTTCATGTAAGCATCCTAAGAGATCCTccaacataaaaaaattgaaaaaacattaaaataatattaaaataatatccacatcaataccaatcatgccacataagacgaCCGGCGTTCACGTTAACGATTTCCGTCAAAAAATTGGtaggatagactcaattggcataaatccAAAAAGCTTATGATtagattgacacaattaaaaagtttggcATCGAACCGACACtgatgcaaaaattttatgactttttggacacttttcccgCTGACTTTATATCCTGATGAATCGCCTTATGCACCATCCTTTGGTTCCAATCTGGTTTTCATTCAAATCAGAAAGAGAATGGTCAAGGTCGTATGTCTCATAGCAATGGTGGGATTGCATTGACCAATGCGTTCAAGACTCGTTCATCAATTAACCCCTGATCTGCCGAACAAGGACGACCCACCTCCTTAGCTTGACTCGGACATATATATTACCCACATGGCTTGTCTACACGACTACTACTTTTAAAGGATATAACAAAGTGGGGGTTTTTATTAGACACACGGCTATCGAAAGCGTcggtgaatttttaatttacaaGTCGGAGGTCGCCCGTTCAAATCCCAGCTATTGCGTGTATACTGTTCCAAGTCAGGATCGCCCACACAAGCCCAAGTGCCGAATTCAATTGTTTCATAGGACTTGCGTAGTGTTCTATTGACCTTCGGGTGGCGGGATTTCTAAACTCATACCCTTGAATTCTCATAAAAAGGTAGAGCTTACGCTCGCACCATCTtagaataaatttgaaattggaaaattatcaaaaaaatttaagactaaattgacacaattaaaaagtttagaaccgaaATGACCgatgtacaatagatttatgactttttgaataattgtcCTGTCTTTTCGGCGTCACGTGGTTCCATCTTcacaaaagttttttttattgggcCCTTATAAGCCGGTCTGAGCCCACAAAGGGCGCCGATTGCCCGGCCCGCCCATCACAAAGCATTCTTCTACAATGAGCCCGGATCCACCAGCATCTACGGGCCCAAACACTCGACTAAGCCCGCCCAAACGATGATGTATATATGTCTTCCTCCGGGTCACGTTCCACTTTTtatcctcttcatctccaatttTCGTTTGTCCTCGCCACACAAAACCCTAGAACTTCACCGTCATCCCCCGACCTTACTTGATTCTCTTCAGCTCGAGAGATGGCTTTCGACAGGAACGGATTGGCGGCGCCGCCGAAGCCGAGCAAGCTCCGGTGGGGGGAGCTCGACGAGGACGACGGGGAGGATCTGGACTTCCTGCTGCCGCCTCGCCAGGTGATCGGCCCGGACGAGAACGGCATCAAGAAGGTGATCGAGTACAAGTTCAACGAGGACGGAAACAAGGTGAagatcaccaccaccacccgggTCAGGAAGCTTGCCAAGGCTCGGCTCAGCAAGAGCGCGGTGGAGCGTCGGAATTGGGCAAAATTCGGAGACGCCGTCCACGAGGACGTCGGTGCCCGACTGACGATGGTGTCCACAGAGGAGATACTGCTCGAGAGGCCTAGGGCTCCTGGTATTGTCttagtcttttcttttttaatttttccctctTCTGGGTATTTCCTCTCTTATGACTGTGATTTTGCGTGCGCGTATAGATATGTATTAGTATGATGCAAAACTGCGGGATCGTTCTGTGGAGTTGGTAAACCAGTTTGCATCTACAGCTGGTGCTCAGCATATGAACTCCCTAATTATCTTCCATAGACATCTCTTTAACAGTCATTCAATTGTTTTTGGAGAAGGAATCTAATACTTCGTCTTCCTGACTCTGTCCAATTATATCTTGATTAGTTGATCTTCCATCTGGGTTGAAATGGATCTCCCTGACCTGCTGATCTCTCAATCAGTTGCTGGAGGAAgcaatgtggaaaatttgaatAGATTGCATTTGTATTTAATTGTAAAGACATATATTCACTTGACATTTTGCCTTGCTGATGAAATCTCTCAATTTGATAAAGCTTTAAGTGTGAGGGAATTGGCAATCTCAAGTGAAATTGTTTGTTGAAGGAATCTTTGTAGGTCCAatgttgctctttttttttttttttttgggtctaatagGAGATCTTTATGACAGGTACTAAAGCTGAAGAAACGAAGGCAAGTGGGGATAGCTTGGCTCAGCTTACTAAAGGAGGTGCTGTTCTCATGGTTTGCAGGACCTGTGGTAAGAAGGGAGATCACTGGACATCGAGATGCCCGTACAAGGACCTTGCTCAACCAGTTGAGACTTTTGTTGAGAAGCCTGCGACAGCAGAGGCAACGACCACTAAGGGAGCTTATGTGCCTCCTAGCATGAGAGCTGGAGCAGAGA includes these proteins:
- the LOC115743744 gene encoding eukaryotic translation initiation factor 3 subunit G — its product is MAFDRNGLAAPPKPSKLRWGELDEDDGEDLDFLLPPRQVIGPDENGIKKVIEYKFNEDGNKVKITTTTRVRKLAKARLSKSAVERRNWAKFGDAVHEDVGARLTMVSTEEILLERPRAPGTKAEETKASGDSLAQLTKGGAVLMVCRTCGKKGDHWTSRCPYKDLAQPVETFVEKPATAEATTTKGAYVPPSMRAGAERTGTEMRRRNEENSVRVTNLSEDTREPDLLELFRTFGPVSRVYVAIDQKTGLSRGFGFVNFVNKEDAERAINKLNGYGYDNLILRVEWATPRAN